In a single window of the Platichthys flesus chromosome 5, fPlaFle2.1, whole genome shotgun sequence genome:
- the LOC133954225 gene encoding F-box only protein 48 isoform X1: MLKCFFFAGCRPVRMRVPPSDVCKQPLRHLNLQLSDTEGTRHGGFKLLDSIMQHEPTRTSSVLHLSGGGPSLTSTKRTEPQNFAESLPSEMSVRIFSELDPESLCSAACACKLWHHLIEDSEQLWRTQCLLVRAVCQREVDRDRRHGLSWKVGGRCRGRCWGSRAAAGKGPRHEMSKRDVTLVRNYTRSCLKSDWLRGRYSHVRSAEELSGRRMTPLDAETWGEILEAELDR; encoded by the exons atgttaaagtgttttttctttgcaggGTGTCGCCCTGTGCGCATGCGTGTTCCACCCAGTGACGTGTGTAAACAACCGTTGAGACATTTAAACCTTCAGCTGTCAGACACCGAGGGGACACGTCACG GTGGTTTCAAACTGTTGGACTCTATCATGCAGCATGAGCCCACGAGGACGTCCTCCGTGCTCCACCTCAGTGGAGGAGGACCGTCTCTGACGTCCACCAAGAGGACCGAGCCTCAGAACTTTGCAGAGTCTCTTCCCTCAGAGATGAGCGTGAGGATCTTCAGTGAGTTGGACCCGGAGAGTCTGTGCAGCGCGGCCTGCGCCTGCAAACTGTGGCACCACCTCATCGAGGACAGCGAGCAGCTGTGGAGGACTCAGTGTCTGCTGGTCCGAGCCGTCTGCCAGAGGGAGGTGGACAGGGACCGGAGACACGGGCTGTCCTGGAAGGTTGGTGGACGGTGCCGTGGACGGTGCTGGGGAAGCAGGGCTGCTGCTGGAAAGGGCCCACGCCATGAGATGTCTAAAAGAGAT gtgaCGTTGGTGAGGAACTACACTCGCAGCTGCCTGAAGAGCGATTGGCTGAGAGGAAGGTACAGTCACGTGAGGTCAGCGGAGGAGCTGAGCGGCAGGAGGATGACGCCGCTCGACGCCGAGACGTGGGGGGAGATCCTGGAGGCGGAGCTAGACAGATGA
- the LOC133954225 gene encoding F-box only protein 48 isoform X2: MLKCFFFAGCRPVRMRVPPSDVCKQPLRHLNLQLSDTEGTRHGGFKLLDSIMQHEPTRTSSVLHLSGGGPSLTSTKRTEPQNFAESLPSEMSVRIFSELDPESLCSAACACKLWHHLIEDSEQLWRTQCLLVRAVCQREVDRDRRHGLSWKVTLVRNYTRSCLKSDWLRGRYSHVRSAEELSGRRMTPLDAETWGEILEAELDR; this comes from the exons atgttaaagtgttttttctttgcaggGTGTCGCCCTGTGCGCATGCGTGTTCCACCCAGTGACGTGTGTAAACAACCGTTGAGACATTTAAACCTTCAGCTGTCAGACACCGAGGGGACACGTCACG GTGGTTTCAAACTGTTGGACTCTATCATGCAGCATGAGCCCACGAGGACGTCCTCCGTGCTCCACCTCAGTGGAGGAGGACCGTCTCTGACGTCCACCAAGAGGACCGAGCCTCAGAACTTTGCAGAGTCTCTTCCCTCAGAGATGAGCGTGAGGATCTTCAGTGAGTTGGACCCGGAGAGTCTGTGCAGCGCGGCCTGCGCCTGCAAACTGTGGCACCACCTCATCGAGGACAGCGAGCAGCTGTGGAGGACTCAGTGTCTGCTGGTCCGAGCCGTCTGCCAGAGGGAGGTGGACAGGGACCGGAGACACGGGCTGTCCTGGAAG gtgaCGTTGGTGAGGAACTACACTCGCAGCTGCCTGAAGAGCGATTGGCTGAGAGGAAGGTACAGTCACGTGAGGTCAGCGGAGGAGCTGAGCGGCAGGAGGATGACGCCGCTCGACGCCGAGACGTGGGGGGAGATCCTGGAGGCGGAGCTAGACAGATGA
- the LOC133954225 gene encoding F-box only protein 48 isoform X3: MLKCFFFAGCRPVRMRVPPSDVCKQPLRHLNLQLSDTEGTRHGGFKLLDSIMQHEPTRTSSVLHLSGGGPSLTSTKRTEPQNFAESLPSEMSVRIFSELDPESLCSAACACKLWHHLIEDSEQLWRTQCLLVRAVCQREVDRDRRHGLSWKVGGRCRGRCWGSRAAAGKGPRHEM, translated from the exons atgttaaagtgttttttctttgcaggGTGTCGCCCTGTGCGCATGCGTGTTCCACCCAGTGACGTGTGTAAACAACCGTTGAGACATTTAAACCTTCAGCTGTCAGACACCGAGGGGACACGTCACG GTGGTTTCAAACTGTTGGACTCTATCATGCAGCATGAGCCCACGAGGACGTCCTCCGTGCTCCACCTCAGTGGAGGAGGACCGTCTCTGACGTCCACCAAGAGGACCGAGCCTCAGAACTTTGCAGAGTCTCTTCCCTCAGAGATGAGCGTGAGGATCTTCAGTGAGTTGGACCCGGAGAGTCTGTGCAGCGCGGCCTGCGCCTGCAAACTGTGGCACCACCTCATCGAGGACAGCGAGCAGCTGTGGAGGACTCAGTGTCTGCTGGTCCGAGCCGTCTGCCAGAGGGAGGTGGACAGGGACCGGAGACACGGGCTGTCCTGGAAGGTTGGTGGACGGTGCCGTGGACGGTGCTGGGGAAGCAGGGCTGCTGCTGGAAAGGGCCCACGCCATGAGAT gtga
- the aplf gene encoding aprataxin and PNK-like factor, with translation MSGFDLVPLDGGAPVHLPPGETVLGRGPLLGVSDKRVSRLHGLLQNLSGRLQIKPMHMNPCFIQSSLADDPRPLRRGSWSPLQDGDVLSLLPGQFIYQVLAVGAGEHTPRNSQTFEEEEKEEEERPTSPEPEVEPAHSIRLHPGQTPPHEEPTSAALSNEEEEEEEEEEEEEEEGPRRLHQEDFRPPKEEEDDGRAVSVMKKRVLPAWMTAAVAPISSSSPKAQSSVKRSKTFKLTTPTVPQSPEGAGLSEEGEEHPRKRRRKDDVTARHHGSSRPETSSESHSLAMEMGEEGEAGETSRATSTAAMTQDPDETESKKEDRKSKEERQGTQPSSSVSARSRPPCPYGKDCYRKNPVHFQECSHPGDSDFEEDEEDQEEEEEDRPECPYGTGCYRKNPLHRKEYKHTKRAARSHTVPRKSPDEDEDEDEDEYDDSFIDDDSEDVGQDSDYVPPDSEDSSKEDVDRLQKEAQGFLKRRR, from the exons ATGTCCGGCTTCGACCTGGTCCCGCTTGACGGCGGGGCCCCGGTGCACCTGCCGCCGGGGGAGACGGTGCTGGGCAGGGGCCCCCTACTGGGA GTCAGTGATAAGAGAGTGTCCAGACTTCACGGGCTGCTGCAGAACCTGAGCGGCCGGCTGCAGATCAAACCT ATGCACATGAACCCGTGCTTCATTCAGTCGTCCCTCGCTGACGACCCTCGACCTCTGAGGAGAGGGTCCTGGTCCCCTCTTCAGGACGGAGACGTGTTGTCTCTGCTGCCGGGACAGTTCATCTACCAGGTGCTGGCTGTGGGCGCAGGAGAGCACACCCCCAG AAACAGTCAGAcgtttgaagaagaagaaaaagaagaggaggaacgtCCCACTTCTCCTGAGCCAGAGGTGGAGCCGGCTCATTCAATCAGACTCCACCCTGGACAGACTCCGCCTCACGAGGAGCCAACCTCGGCAGCTCTGTccaatgaggaggaggaggaggaggaggaggaggaagaggaagaggaggagggtcccAGACGTTTACATCAG GAAGACTTCAGGCCTccaaaggaagaggaggatgatggccgtgctgtgtctgtgatgaagaagagagTTTTACCTGCGTGGATGACGGCAGCTGTTGCTCCCATTTCGTCCTCCAGTCCCaaag CTCAGTCGTCCGTTAAGAGAAGTAAAACATTCAAATTGACCACGCCCACTGTCCCCCAGTCACcagagggggcggggcttagtgaggagggggaggagcatcctaggaagaggaggaggaag GATGATGTCACAGCCCGTCATCATGGCTCCAGCAGACCTGAGACAAGCAGCGAGTCCCACAGCCTCGCCATGGAgatgggagaggagggagaagcagGAGAGACATCCAGGGCGACCAGCACCGCCGCCATGACACAGGACCCTGACGAGACCGAATCCAAGAAGGAGGACAGGAAGTCGAAAGAAGAACGACAGGGGACTCAACCATCCTCGTCTGTCTCTGCTCGGTCACGACCGCCGTGTCCATACGGGAAGGACTGCTACAG GAAGAACCCCGTTCATTTCCAGGAGTGCAGTCACCCCGGGGACAGTGACttcgaggaggacgaggaggaccaggaggaggaggaggaggaccgaCCCGAGTGTCCCTACGGCACAGGCTGCTACAG GAAGAATCCTCTTCACAGGaaagaatacaaacacacaaagagagcaG CTCGATCACACACTGTCCCCAGGAAGAGCCCagacgaagacgaagacgaagacgaagacgagTACGACGACAGCTTCATCGATGACGACAGCGAAGACGTGGGCCAGGACTCCGACTACGTCCCTCCGGACTCGGAGGACAGCAGCAAGGAGGACGTGGACAGACTGCAGAAAGAAGCTCAGGGGttcctgaagaggaggaggtag
- the prokr1a gene encoding prokineticin receptor 1a, giving the protein MDAPTNSSSAPSDYFLVDGGLDYAVPLDEVPDTTQGRAFFVSTVVIGVVLVGIMLVCGVGNCLFIFSLARYQPLRNLSDLLISSLAVSDVLVAAVCCPFLLDYYVVKQLSWDHGLLLCAATNYLRTVSLYVSTNALLAIALDRYMVILHPLKPRMKQQTACCVVLTVWIVPVFISIPSAYMASETTYPRVEADTHKIFCAQIWPVDQQVLYRSYFLLIFALEFMGPVTVMVVCYIQISRELWFKDVPGFQTEQIRKRLQRRRRTVVMLILVLVAYVLCWAPYYAFTLLRDFNPSLISRDRNSLVAFYIIECLAMSNGVINTLCFVSVRNHSKRPRRTGRFPLRLVSYVSARSVEEGDARTSSLRETEDVEGTWPR; this is encoded by the exons ATGGACGCCCCCACCAACAGCAGCTCGGCGCCATCGGACTACTTCCTGGTTGATGGCGGTCTGGACTATGCGGTTCCTCTGGACGAGGTCCCGGACACCACGCAGGGCCGAGCCTTCTTCGTGTCCACCGTGGTCATCGGCGTGGTGCTGGTGGGCATCATGCTGGTCTGTGGAGTGGGAAACTGTCTTTTCATCTTCAGCCTGGCTCGCTACCAGCCGCTGAGGAACCTGAGCGACCTGCTGATCTCCAGCCTGGCGGTGTCCGACGTGCTGGTGGCGGCGGTGTGCTGTCCCTTCCTGCTGGACTACTACGTGGTGAAGCAGCTGTCCTGGGACCACGGCCTGCTGCTCTGCGCCGCCACCAACTACCTGCGCACCGTGTCGCTCTACGTGTCCACCAACGCTCTGCTCGCCATCGCCCTGGACAG gTACATGGTGATCCTCCACCCTCTGAAGCCTCGGATGAAGCAGCAGACGGCGTGCTGTGTGGTCCTGACAGTCTGGATCGTACCCGTCTTCATCTCCATCCCCTCCGCCTACATGGCCTCTGAGACCACCTACCCACGTGTGGAAGCTGACACCCACAAGATCTTCTGTGCTCAGATCTGGCCGGTGGACCAGCAGGTTCTCTACCGCTCCTACTTCCTTCTCATCTTCGCCCTGGAGTTCATGGGCCCGGTGACCGTCATGGTGGTCTGCTACATCCAGATCTCCAGGGAGCTGTGGTTCAAGGACGTTCCTGGTTTTCAGACGGAGCAGATCCGGAAGAGGCTCCAGAGGCGTCGGAGGACAGTGGTGATGCTGATTCTGGTCCTGGTGGCCTACGTCCTCTGTTGGGCGCCTTACTACGCCTTCACCCTGCTGAGGGACTTTAACCCGTCCCTCATCTCCAGGGACAGGAACTCCCTGGTGGCCTTCTACATCATTGAGTGCCTCGCCATGAGCAACGGGGTCATCAACACCCTCTGCTTCGTGAGTGTCCGGAACCACAGCAAGCGCCCGAGGAGGACAGGCAGGTTCCCGCTGAGGCTGGTGTCCTACGTGTCTGCCAGGTCTGTGGAGGAAGGGGACGCACGGACGTCCTCCCTCCGAGAGACGGAGGACGTGGAGGGGACTTGGCCGAGGTAG
- the snrpb2 gene encoding U2 small nuclear ribonucleoprotein B'' — MDIRPNHTIYINNINDKVKKEELKRSLYALFSQFGQILEIVALKTMNMRGQAFVVFKELAGATNALRQLQGFPFYNKPMRIQYAKTDSEVIAKVKGTYGDKEKKKEKKKKALEAGTNLIKKPALGSAAPVHSADVQVPDNPPNHILFLSNLPEETNEMMLSMLFNQFPGFKEVRLVPGQHDISFVEFEGDTQAGVAKDALQGFRITATCAMKITYAKK; from the exons ATGGACATCCGACCCAACCACACGATTTACATCAACAACATCAATGACAAGGTCAAGAAGGAAG AGCTGAAGCGCTCGCTCTACGCACTCTTCTCTCAGTTTGGACAGATCCTCGAAATCGTGGCCCTGAAGACGATGAACATGAGGGGGCAGGCCTTCGTCGTCTTTAAGGAGCTCGCCGGCGCCACCAACGCGTTGAGGCAGCTGCAAGGTTTCCCCTTCTACAACAAGCCCATG AGGATACAGTACGCAAAGACCGACTCGGAGGTCATCGCCAAGGTGAAGGGCACGTACGGCgacaaggagaagaagaaggagaagaagaagaaagctcTGGAGGCCGGGACGAACCTCATAAAGAAACCGGCGCTG GGATCAGCGGCACCTGTGCACTCGGCTGACGTCCAG gttCCAGACAACCCCCCCAACCACATCCTGTTCCTCAGCAACCTGCCGGAGGAGACCAATGAGATGATGCTATCGATGCTGTTCAACCA gttTCCTGGTTTCAAAGAGGTGCGTCTCGTCCCGGGCCAACACGACATCTCCTTCGTGGAGTTCGAGGGCGACACCCAGGCGGGCGTGGCTAAGGACGCTCTGCAGGGCTTCAGGATCACGGCCACGTGCGCCATGAAGATCACCTACGCCAAGAAGTAG